A genome region from Solanum pennellii chromosome 12, SPENNV200 includes the following:
- the LOC107005745 gene encoding uncharacterized protein LOC107005745 isoform X1: MANNNDEEFCKDYFELKAQEASYFDFIRIFYSSNLDKRNFFDVSIGVASTIRGFRRRWLIFISIVLQRLFFWFKNPMENLGSFMELLQNYPSFNGGFIQLFFNIFQGKVVRPEKSSEKFKSMIGNLDLRVELDKKIKIGDLRYNRHVSIMAAKLSYENEALNKTVIQKHWQMHFLGLYNFWNAYEEQYSTQAIMFQDKIEDPNLIVVAFRGTSPFNANAWITDIDLSWYELEGLGKIHAGFMKALGLQKPIGWPKQINQDQNNSNSKEFAYYKIREELKNILSKNEKAKFIVTGHSLGGALAILFASILILHEEEWLLDKLEGVYTFGQPRVGDEQFGKFMMEKLKKFDVKYYRYVYCNDMVPRLPYDDKTLFFKHFGSCLYYNSLYCGKVLEEEPNKNYFSLLWVLPKVLNAVFELIRSFILPWIKGNDYKQSWSEIIFRMVGLIIPGLSAHGPVDYVNLTRLGTNLHLPQSQEGLKQD, encoded by the exons ATGGCTAACAATAATGATGAAGAATTTTGTAAAGATTACTTTGAATTAAAGGCACAAGAAGctagttactttgattttaTTCGTATTTTCTATTCTAGTAACTTGGATAAAAGAAATTTCTTCGATGTATCGATCGGAGTTGCATCGACGATTCGAGGTTTTCGTCGACGATGGCTCATTTTTATCTCCATTGTGTTGCAAAGATTGttcttttggttcaaaaatCCTATGGAAAATTTAGGTTCTTTTATGGAACTTTTGCAGAATTATCCTTCTTTTAATGGTGGTTTTATTCAACTTTTCTTCAATATATTTCAAG GAAAAGTGGTAAGGCCGGAAAAGTCATCGGAAAAATTCAAATCGATGATCGGAAATCTTGATTTAAGGGTGGAATtagacaagaaaataaaaattggggACTTAAGATATAATCGACACGTGTCAATTATGGCTGCTAAATTATCATATGAAAATGAAGCACTAAATAAAACAGTAATTCAAAAGCATTGGCAG ATGCATTTCTTGGGGTTGTATAATTTCTGGAATG cttaTGAGGAACAATATTCAACTCAAGCCATAATGTTTCAAGACAAAATTGAAGATCCAAATTTAATTGTGGTAGCATTTAGAGGGACAAGTCCATTTAATGCAAATGCATGGATCACAGATATAGATTTATCATGGTATGAACTTGAAGGCCTTGGTAAAATCCATGCAGGCTTTATGAAAGCCCTAGGGTTACAAAAGCCCATTGGATGGCCCAAACAAATAAACCAAGatcaaaataatagtaattcTAAAGAATTTgcatattataaaataagagAAGAATTGAAGAATATATTGAGTAAAA atgaaaaagcaaAGTTTATAGTAACAGGACATAGTTTAGGTGGTGCATTAGCAATATTATTTGcatcaatattaattttacatGAAGAAGAATGGCTATTAGATAAATTGGAAGGAGTTTACACTTTTGGCCAACCAAGAGTTGGAGATGAACAATTTGGGAAATTCATGATGgagaaattgaagaaatttgATGTGAAATATTATAGGTATGTTTATTGCAATGATATGGTGCCAAGATTGCCCTATGATGACAAAACACTATTCTTCAAGCATTTTGGATCATGTTTGTACTACAACAGCCTCTACTGTGGCAAG GTTTTGGAGGAAGAACCAAACAAGAATTACTTCTCATTGCTATGGGTTTTACCAAAGGTGTTGAATGCTGTTTTTGAGCTAATTAGGAGTTTTATTCTCCCTTGGATTAAGGGAAATGATTACAAACAAAGTTGGTCTGAGATAATTTTTAGAATGGTGGGATTAATTATTCCAGGATTATCGGCTCATGGTCCAGTAGATTATGTTAATCTTACTCGTTTAGGAACTAATCTTCATCTTCCTCAATCACAAGAAGGTCTTAAACAAGATTAA
- the LOC107005745 gene encoding uncharacterized protein LOC107005745 isoform X2, whose amino-acid sequence MANNNDEEFCKDYFELKAQEASYFDFIRIFYSSNLDKRNFFDVSIGVASTIRGFRRRWLIFISIVLQRLFFWFKNPMENLGSFMELLQNYPSFNGGFIQLFFNIFQGKVVRPEKSSEKFKSMIGNLDLRVELDKKIKIGDLRYNRHVSIMAAKLSYENEALNKTVIQKHWQMHFLGLYNFWNAYEEQYSTQAIMFQDKIEDPNLIVVAFRGTSPFNANAWITDIDLSWYELEGLGKIHAGFMKALGLQKPIGWPKQINQDQNNSNSKEFAYYKIREELKNILSKNEKAKFIVTGHSLGGALAILFASILILHEEEWLLDKLEGVYTFGQPRVGDEQFGKFMMEKLKKFDVKYYRYVYCNDMVPRLPYDDKTLFFKHFGSCLYYNSLYCGKVNFLIYLYSTIDSLWQGFGGRTKQELLLIAMGFTKGVECCF is encoded by the exons ATGGCTAACAATAATGATGAAGAATTTTGTAAAGATTACTTTGAATTAAAGGCACAAGAAGctagttactttgattttaTTCGTATTTTCTATTCTAGTAACTTGGATAAAAGAAATTTCTTCGATGTATCGATCGGAGTTGCATCGACGATTCGAGGTTTTCGTCGACGATGGCTCATTTTTATCTCCATTGTGTTGCAAAGATTGttcttttggttcaaaaatCCTATGGAAAATTTAGGTTCTTTTATGGAACTTTTGCAGAATTATCCTTCTTTTAATGGTGGTTTTATTCAACTTTTCTTCAATATATTTCAAG GAAAAGTGGTAAGGCCGGAAAAGTCATCGGAAAAATTCAAATCGATGATCGGAAATCTTGATTTAAGGGTGGAATtagacaagaaaataaaaattggggACTTAAGATATAATCGACACGTGTCAATTATGGCTGCTAAATTATCATATGAAAATGAAGCACTAAATAAAACAGTAATTCAAAAGCATTGGCAG ATGCATTTCTTGGGGTTGTATAATTTCTGGAATG cttaTGAGGAACAATATTCAACTCAAGCCATAATGTTTCAAGACAAAATTGAAGATCCAAATTTAATTGTGGTAGCATTTAGAGGGACAAGTCCATTTAATGCAAATGCATGGATCACAGATATAGATTTATCATGGTATGAACTTGAAGGCCTTGGTAAAATCCATGCAGGCTTTATGAAAGCCCTAGGGTTACAAAAGCCCATTGGATGGCCCAAACAAATAAACCAAGatcaaaataatagtaattcTAAAGAATTTgcatattataaaataagagAAGAATTGAAGAATATATTGAGTAAAA atgaaaaagcaaAGTTTATAGTAACAGGACATAGTTTAGGTGGTGCATTAGCAATATTATTTGcatcaatattaattttacatGAAGAAGAATGGCTATTAGATAAATTGGAAGGAGTTTACACTTTTGGCCAACCAAGAGTTGGAGATGAACAATTTGGGAAATTCATGATGgagaaattgaagaaatttgATGTGAAATATTATAGGTATGTTTATTGCAATGATATGGTGCCAAGATTGCCCTATGATGACAAAACACTATTCTTCAAGCATTTTGGATCATGTTTGTACTACAACAGCCTCTACTGTGGCAAGGTAAATTTTCTAATCTATCTGTACAGTACGATCGATTCACTGTGGCAAG GTTTTGGAGGAAGAACCAAACAAGAATTACTTCTCATTGCTATGGGTTTTACCAAAGGTGTTGAATGCTGTTTTTGA
- the LOC107007654 gene encoding subtilisin-like protease SBT1.9, which yields MANSVALCLCFLAILFPFTMSKSETYIIHMDLSAMPIAFSSHHSWYLSTLASISDSSKNHGSLVYAYTNAIHGFSARLSLSELQVIKRSQGYLSSTKDMTVKIDTTHTSQFLGLSSNSGAWPKSDYGRDVIIGLVDTGVWPESKSYNDNGMNDVPSRWKGECESGTQFNSSMCNKKLIGARYFNKGLIASNPNITIEMNSARDTEGHGTHTSTTAAGSRVESASYFGYATGVAAGMAPKAHVAMYKALWDEGSMLSDILAAIDQAIEDGVDVISLSLGIDGRQLYDDPIAIAAFAAMEKGIFVSTSAGNEGPDNESLHNGTPWVLTMAAGTVDRDFLGTLTLGNGVSVTGLSLYPGNSSSSDSSIVFLNSCLEDKEVKKNAYKIAVCYDANGSISDQVYNIRNSNVSGGVFITNTTDLEFYLQSEFPAMFLNFQDGDIVLKYIKSSHSPKARLEFQATRLGAKPAPKVASYSSRGPSGSCPSILKPDLMAPGALILASWPQKLSVAQINSRDLFSYFNIISGTSMSCPHAAGVAALLKGVHPKWSPAAIRSAMMTTADSLDNTQGPIRDIGRDNNAATPLAMGAGHINPNKALDPGLIYDATPEDYVNLLCGLDFTSKQIKSITRSSSYSCSKPSLDLNYPSFIGYFNFNSSKSDPKRIQIFNRTVTNLGDGQSTYTAKLTPMGEYTVSVTPDKLVFKEKYEKQSYKLRIEGPLLVDNYLVYGSLSWVETSGKYVVKSPIVATTIRVEPL from the coding sequence atgGCTAACTCTGTTGCCTTATGCTTGTGTTTCCTTGCTATTTTATTTCCATTTACTATGTCTAAGTCAGAAACTTATATCATCCATATGGATTTGTCAGCCATGCCAATAGCCTTTTCTAGTCATCATAGTTGGTATTTGTCTACTCTTGCTTCTATATCAGATAGCTCAAAAAATCATGGTTCCCTTGTATATGCTTACACTAATGCTATTCATGGTTTTAGTGCAAGACTTAGTCTTTCTGAGCTACAAGTTATCAAGAGGTCTCAAGGTTATCTTTCTTCAACTAAGGATATGACAGTTAAAATCGATACGACTCATACGTCACAATTCCTTGGTTTGAGTTCAAATTCTGGTGCATGGCCTAAGTCAGATTATGGTAGAGATGTTATAATTGGTTTGGTTGATACAGGGGTGTGGCCAGAGAGTAAAAGTTATAATGATAATGGGATGAATGATGTTCCATCAAGATGGAAAGGTGAATGTGAAAGTGGAACTCAGTTTAATTCCTCTATGTGTAACAAGAAGCTCATTGGTGCGCGCTACTTCAACAAAGGACTAATTGCTAGCAATCCGAATATTACCATTGAGATGAATTCAGCTCGTGATACGGAGGGGCATGGAACTCATACGTCTACTACAGCTGCAGGAAGTCGTGTTGAGTCTGCGTCTTATTTTGGATATGCTACTGGTGTTGCTGCAGGGATGGCACCAAAGGCTCATGTGGCAATGTATAAGGCTTTGTGGGATGAAGGTTCTATGTTATCTGATATTCTGGCTGCAATTGATCAGGCAATTGAGGATGGAGTTGATGTAATATCGTTGTCGTTAGGCATAGATGGTCGTCAGCTATATGATGATCCGATAGCTATAGCTGCATTTGCTGCGATGGAGAAAGGGATATTTGTTTCCACTTCAGCAGGAAATGAAGGGCCTGATAATGAGAGTTTGCATAATGGAACACCTTGGGTTCTCACTATGGCTGCTGGCACAGTCGACCGCGATTTCCTTGGGACACTAACTCTAGGCAATGGAGTTTCAGTCACAGGTTTATCCCTATACCCCGGGAATTCAAGTTCAAGCGACAGCTCCATCGTTTTCCTCAACTCATGCCTAGAGGATAAGGAAGTGAAGAAAAATGCATACAAAATCGCTGTCTGCTATGACGCGAATGGATCAATAAGTGATCAAGTGTACAATATAAGAAATTCAAACGTTTCGGGTGGTGTTTTCATAACAAACACTACTGACTTGGAATTCTACCTCCAAAGTGAATTTCCAGCTATGTTTTTGAACTTTCAAGATGGTGATATAGTTTTGAAGTACATCAAGAGTAGTCATTCGCCTAAAGCAAGACTCGAATTTCAAGCGACTCGTCTTGGTGCTAAACCAGCACCAAAAGTTGCTAGCTACAGCTCAAGGGGACCATCAGGAAGCTGTCCTTCTATTCTCAAACCTGACCTCATGGCTCCGGGCGCCTTGATATTAGCATCATGGCCTCAAAAATTATCAGTAGCTCAAATCAACTCTCGAGACCTATTCAGTTACTTCAATATTATATCTGGTACATCGATGTCTTGTCCTCATGCTGCTGGTGTAGCAGCACTTCTGAAAGGGGTACACCCCAAATGGAGCCCTGCTGCCATCCGCTCGGCCATGATGACCACAGCCGATTCATTAGACAACACACAAGGGCCCATCCGAGACATCGGTAGAGACAACAATGCTGCTACTCCCCTAGCCATGGGAGCTGGCCATATCAATCCAAATAAGGCACTGGACCCCGGACTTATCTACGATGCTACACCAGAAGACTACGTAAATCTCCTCTGTGGTCTAGATTTCACATCCAAACAGATAAAATCCATCACAAGATCCTCCTCTTATTCATGTTCCAAACCTTCATTAGACTTAAACTATCCATCTTTCATTGGCTATTTCAACTTCAACAGCAGCAAGTCTGATCCGAAACGGATACAAATATTCAACAGGACAGTGACTAATCTTGGAGATGGTCAGTCAACATACACAGCAAAATTGACCCCAATGGGTGAATATACAGTTAGTGTTACACCTGACAAGTTGGTTTTCAAAGAGAAGTATGAAAAACAAAGCTACAAGCTTAGGATAGAAGGTCCATTGTTAGTAGATAATTATCTTGTTTATGGTTCATTGAGTTGGGTTGAAACTAGCGGTAAATACGTTGTAAAAAGTCCTATTGTTGCCACTACCATAAGAGTGGAACCTCTGTAA
- the LOC107006988 gene encoding transcription factor HEC2-like — MDNIDLLKSSPCEDQMEMMLMMQMENEMPMLDYSPRRSNNNNNNNNNNADRNNFFEIIDHHNSPSTFLNNVPSSTISFNDSRSPQIVHQESPITLPFLENSSRGNEKWSTSVKGDYKEQVFTVSHLSTFPSHTLKRNSMVAMREMIFRIAAMQPIQIDPSSVKAPKRRNVKISSDPQSVAARHRRERISEKIRILQRLVPGGTKMDTASMLDEAIHYMKFLKKQVQSLEKVEINRPISMSLSGNYLPNYNYPYHQSVQP; from the exons ATGGATAATATCGACTTGCTCAAATCTTCACCTTGTGAAGATCAAATGGAAATGATGCTTATGATGCAAATGGAGAATGAAATGCCAATGTTGGACTATAGTCCGCGACgaagcaataacaacaacaataacaataataataatgctGATCGTAATAATTTCTTTGAAATTATCGATCATCATAATTCACCATCTACATTCTTGAACAATGTGCCATCATCTACTATTTCATTCAATGACTCTAGATCTCCTCAAATAGTTCATCAAGAATCTCCAATAACCCTCCCTTTCTTGGAAAATTCGAGTCGTGGTAATGAAAAGTGGAGTACTTCTGTTAAAGGTgactataaagaacaagtattcACTGTCTCGCATTTGAGTACATTTCCTTCACATACATTGAAGCGAAATTCTATGGTGGCTATGAGGGAGATGATTTTTAGAATAGCTGCGATGCAACCAATTCAAATCGATCCATCATCTG TAAAAGCGCCCAAGAGAAGGAACGTGAAGATATCAAGCGATCCTCAAAGCGTGGCGGCGCGCCATAGGAGAGAAAGGATAAGTGAAAAGATAAGGATACTACAAAGATTAGTACCAGGTGGAACAAAAATGGACACAGCATCAATGTTAGATGAAGCAATTCATTACATGAAATTCTTGAAGAAGCAAGTTCAATCTcttgaaaaagttgaaattaataGGCCTATATCAATGTCATTAAGTGGGAATTATTTACCTAATTATAATTACCCTTATCATCAAAGTGTTCAACCCTAG